TTCTGGAGGTGCCCAAGGACAAGGCGCATGGAGATATAGCGACGAATGCTGCTATGCAGCTGACCCGTATTGCCAAGCGCAACCCGCGGCAGATCGCCGAAGCGATTGTTGAGCATCTGGATACCAGCCGGGCTTCTATTGAGAAGGCGGAGATCGCCGGACCGGGCTTCATTAACTTTACTCTGTCCAAAAGCTATCTGTATCCCGTGATCGCGCTTGTCGCCGAACAGGGCGGGGACTACGGACGGGTAGATATCGGCCAGGGCAAGAAGGTTGAGGTGGAATTCGTCAGCGCCAACCCTACCGGCAGCCTGCATCTGGGCCATGCCCGCGGAGCGGCTGTCGGCGATGCGCTGTGCAACCTGCTGGACTATGCCGGATACCAGGTCACCCGGGAATACTATATTAATGATGCCGGGAACCAGATCTCCAATCTCTGCCTGTCGATTGAAGCCCGCTACCTGCAGGAGCTGGGCCAGCCCGCCGAGATGCCGGAGGATGGCTACCACGGCGAGGATATCAAGGGCTTCGCGAAGGAGCTGGTCGCCGAGAAGGGCGATTCCCTGCTGTCGATGACACCGGGCGACCGGGCAGCCTTCTTCCGCACCTATGGCCTGGCCAAGGAGCTGGATAAGATCAAGCGCGACCTCAGCCGCTTCCGGGTGAACTTCGATATCTGGTTCAGTGAGACCTCCCTCTATGAGAACGGCGAGGTGCTGCGCTCACTGGACGAGCTGCGTGAACGCGGAGAGGTCTATGAGAAGGAAGGGGCTACGTGGCTTGCGACCACCAAATACGGTGACGACAAGGACCGTGTCCTGATCAAGAATGACGGTACGTACACTTACCTCACTCCGGACATCGCATACCATAGCGACAAATACGGACGGGGCTACGATACGATGATCAACATCTGGGGAGCGGACCATCACGGTTATATTCCGCGGATGAAGGCAGCCATGGCGGCGCTGGGCAATGATCCCGACAAGCTGGTGGTGCTGATTGCCCAGATGGTCAGCCTGTTCCAGAACGGCGAGAAGGTCAAGATGTCGAAGCGTACCGGCAAGGCCGTGACGATGGAGGATCTGATGGAGGAGGTCGGCCTCGATGCCATCCGTTACTTCTTCACGATGCGCAGCATGGATTCGCATCTGGATTTCGACATGGATCTGGCGATTTCTACCTCCAACGACAATCCGGTCTTCTATGTCCAGTACGCCCATGCACGGATCTGCAGCATCTTCCGCCAGGCGGAGGAGCAGGGCATTGTGCTGCCGGCTGCGGACCAGCTGGATTACAGCAAGCTGACGGCTGCCCATGAATACGACCTGCTCCGCAAGATCGGCGAGCTTCCCGCTGAGATTACGGTGGCCGCCGAGGGCTATGCGCCGCACCGCCTGATCCGTTATGTGTACGATCTGGCTTCGCTGTTCCACAGCTACTACAAGGCTGAGCGTGTCATCACAGAGGATGCGGAGCAGACCTTGGCCCGCCTGGCTCTGCTGGGCGCCACGCGGACAGCTATTGCCAATGTTCTGCGGCTGGTCGGTGTGACTGCACCGGACCGGATGTAGCTTCATATGTATACAGCGCCGCCCCTGTACCCCAGGGGCGGCATTTCTGTCTCCCGCCGCCTATGCCTTCGCGGCGGCCACGGCCTTGGCGCCGCTGCCGCTGGTGCGGCGCCGGGCCCGGATGCCTGCGCGCAGCAGCCGCAGCGCATCGGCAGCCCCGCCGCCCAGCGCAGCGCGGCGCTGGCCCTTGCGCAGCCGCACCGGCATGGAGGTGCGGCGCAAGAGCAGCTTCAGCTCGCGCGGCGTGAGGCCGGGCCTCAGCGCGAGCAGCAGAGCCGCGGCACCGGTGACATGCGAGGTCGCCATAGAGGTGCCGCTCATTTCCTTGTACCCCTCCCGCAGCCAGCAGGAGGGGATGTTCTCGCCCGGACCGTAGACATCGATATACGGTCCGCGGTTGCTGAAGGCGGCGACGCGCTGCCTTCTGTCCAGGGCCCCTACGGCAATAGTCTCCGGATAGCGGGCTGGGTAATCCCCGCCGCGCTTGCCGTCGTTGCCGGAGGAGGCGATGATGGCGATCCCGGCCCGGTAGGCCTTGATCACCACATCGTGCAGTGCCTTGCTCCGGTTTCTCATCCCGAAGCTCATATTGATGAGATCGATTTTGTTCTGGACGCACCAATCGATCCCGAGAACAATGTCGGACACATAGGCGGAGCCGTTGTGGTCGAATGCCTTCACCGGATACAGCAGTGCCCGGGGGGCGACGCCCATCATGTTCCGCGCGCCTCCGGCCGCCGCCAGCGTTCCGGCTATATGCGTGCCGTGGCCGTTGTCATCCAGCGGCATCATGCCGCGGTTCAGCAGATTGACGCCGGAGGCCAGGGAATGCTTCAGATCGGGATGGCGGAAATCGACACCCGTATCAATGACGCCGATCTTCACATGGACGCCGGTCGACCGCGACCAGGCCTGCGGGGCCCGGATGGCCTTGATCCCCCAGGGCATCAGGGAGGAACCGCCTTTGTCCTCAGCCATCGAATGCACTCTGATCCGGGAATCTTCTTCTATACACAGGGAATCGGCATAACGGTCCATCAGCCGCTGGGCTCCGGCGGCGGGCATGACAAAAGCCCGGATCAGCGTAGACACCCGAACCTGCCGCAGCCCGGGCTTCTTGGCCTTCAGGGATTTCCATTGCGCCAGCGCTCCGGCATAATTCCGGGGATCGTTGAAGGTCACAATCTGCCGCTGTGCACTAGTGGGGGCAGCCTTCATTTCTTCAAGCAGCATCTGCCAAAATCCGTAATAATCCATAAGTAACGCCGTCCCCTCCTCGGTGCCGTGCTGACATATAGTATGACAAGGGGAGGGGGGCCGAATGGGAACTTGCCCTTTTTTGAGGAAATAGGCTGCCCATCGTGTCAAAAGGCCTGCGTTTACATAAAATAAACAGAGGGAACCGTAAAGCTCCCTTTG
This region of Paenibacillus sp. FSL K6-1096 genomic DNA includes:
- a CDS encoding S8 family peptidase; amino-acid sequence: MDYYGFWQMLLEEMKAAPTSAQRQIVTFNDPRNYAGALAQWKSLKAKKPGLRQVRVSTLIRAFVMPAAGAQRLMDRYADSLCIEEDSRIRVHSMAEDKGGSSLMPWGIKAIRAPQAWSRSTGVHVKIGVIDTGVDFRHPDLKHSLASGVNLLNRGMMPLDDNGHGTHIAGTLAAAGGARNMMGVAPRALLYPVKAFDHNGSAYVSDIVLGIDWCVQNKIDLINMSFGMRNRSKALHDVVIKAYRAGIAIIASSGNDGKRGGDYPARYPETIAVGALDRRQRVAAFSNRGPYIDVYGPGENIPSCWLREGYKEMSGTSMATSHVTGAAALLLALRPGLTPRELKLLLRRTSMPVRLRKGQRRAALGGGAADALRLLRAGIRARRRTSGSGAKAVAAAKA
- the argS gene encoding arginine--tRNA ligase; this encodes MTQRLNPLQLAHERVKEAIADAVVAAGLVAREELPAIILEVPKDKAHGDIATNAAMQLTRIAKRNPRQIAEAIVEHLDTSRASIEKAEIAGPGFINFTLSKSYLYPVIALVAEQGGDYGRVDIGQGKKVEVEFVSANPTGSLHLGHARGAAVGDALCNLLDYAGYQVTREYYINDAGNQISNLCLSIEARYLQELGQPAEMPEDGYHGEDIKGFAKELVAEKGDSLLSMTPGDRAAFFRTYGLAKELDKIKRDLSRFRVNFDIWFSETSLYENGEVLRSLDELRERGEVYEKEGATWLATTKYGDDKDRVLIKNDGTYTYLTPDIAYHSDKYGRGYDTMINIWGADHHGYIPRMKAAMAALGNDPDKLVVLIAQMVSLFQNGEKVKMSKRTGKAVTMEDLMEEVGLDAIRYFFTMRSMDSHLDFDMDLAISTSNDNPVFYVQYAHARICSIFRQAEEQGIVLPAADQLDYSKLTAAHEYDLLRKIGELPAEITVAAEGYAPHRLIRYVYDLASLFHSYYKAERVITEDAEQTLARLALLGATRTAIANVLRLVGVTAPDRM